In the genome of Vicia villosa cultivar HV-30 ecotype Madison, WI linkage group LG7, Vvil1.0, whole genome shotgun sequence, one region contains:
- the LOC131618981 gene encoding protein FAR1-RELATED SEQUENCE 5-like — protein MGYMVAQKGGYDRVGFTKKDLYNYFDKKMRATIKDSDVAAALNYLHAKSSTDPMLYAKYVVSSDGRMKSLFWAYGSSRSDFLFWRCGYIRHDLIEEQIQLPIIGYIFRCMEDKYPEAIVTDRDGAMRGAIKQVFPDATHRLCACNLNKNAGENVKNSRFLQGFQKSMYSNFTKDEFEEFWSELIKENELEENLWVEKTYKNKSLWATTYLSDKFFGRIRTTSQCEAINTIIKSYALRSYRNNELTADFKSKFTEPMMTTHLGLLERHAAKIYTTEIFKEVKDEITKAGSLIVKAKFGCSGVKTYKLNKYFRDNYEIEVVYDGDTLQCECKLWESRGIPCSQTVVPVWTGKVRIPPSIYALECTVTDPPTRMFVRFMK, from the exons ATGGGGTACATGGTTGCTCAGAAGGGTGGATACGATCGTGTTGGGTTTACAAAGAAGGATCtgtataattattttgataaaaaaatgcgTGCTACTATTAAAGATAGTGACGTTGCCGCTGCTTTAAATTATCTACATGCGAAGTCATCTACTGATCCCATGCTATATGCTAAATATGTCGTCAGCAGTGATGGACGAATGAAGTCTCTTTTTTGGGCTTATGGGAGTAGTAGATCTGACTTTTTGTTTTGGCGATGTGGTTACATTCGACACGACTTAATAGAAGAACAAATACAACTACCCATCATTGGTTATATTTTCAGG TGCATGGAAGATAAATATCCAGAAGCAATTGTAACAGACAGAGATGGGGCAATGAGGGGAGCTATAAAACAAGTGTTTCCGGATGCGACACATCGTTTATGCGCTTGTAATTTGAATAAGAATGCAGGTGAGAATGTAAAGAATTCGAGATTTTTGCAAGGTTTTCAAAAATCCATGTACTCTAATTTTACAAAGGAtgaatttgaagagttttggtcAGAGCTAATTAAAGAAAACGAACTTGAAGAAAATCTTTGGGTTGAGAAAACGTACAAGAATAAGTCACTATGGGCAACTACATACCTAAGTGACAAGTTTTTTGGACGTATAAGAACTACGTCTCAATGTGAAGCCATCAATACAATCATCAAGAGTTAT GCTTTGAGATCTTATAGAAACAATGAGCTGACTGCCGATTTTAAATCAAAGTTTACAGAACCTATGATGACTACTCACCTGGGTTTGCTTGAGAGGCATGCCGCGAAAATTTATACTACGGAGATTTTCAAAGAAGTCAAAGATGAAATAACGAAGGCTGGATCATTGATTGTTAAGGCAAAATTTGGTTGTAGCGGAGTTAAGACTTATAAACTTAATAAATATTTTCGTGACAATTATGAAATAGAGGTTGTGTATGATGGTGACACACTTCAATGTGAGTGTAAGTTATGGGAGTCTCGTGGGATTCCATGTTCTCAAACCGTGGTTCCAGTG TGGACTGGTAAGGTTAGAATACCTCCATCTATATATGCTCTTGAGTGCACCGTGACAGATCCTCCTACAAGAATGTTTGTTCGTTTTATGAAGTAA